The proteins below come from a single Arthrobacter sp. zg-Y1171 genomic window:
- the uraH gene encoding hydroxyisourate hydrolase: protein MTRSHVTTHILDTAAGWPAAGVAASLWSLHDGGETRVGEGTTDGDGRIGSLGPAELEPGTYRIDFATGDYFAAAGTDTFFPSVSLTFSLTDPAQHYHVPLLLSPFAYSTYRGS from the coding sequence ATGACCCGCAGCCACGTCACCACCCACATCCTGGACACCGCCGCCGGCTGGCCCGCCGCCGGCGTCGCCGCCTCCCTCTGGTCCCTGCACGACGGCGGCGAGACGCGGGTGGGGGAGGGAACCACGGACGGGGACGGCCGGATCGGCAGCCTCGGCCCGGCGGAATTGGAGCCGGGCACGTACCGGATCGACTTCGCCACCGGCGACTACTTTGCCGCCGCCGGAACGGACACGTTTTTCCCCAGCGTCTCCCTGACCTTTAGCCTCACCGACCCGGCCCAGCACTACCACGTGCCGCTGCTGCTGAGCCCGTTTGCCTACTCCACCTACCGAGGAAGCTGA
- the uraD gene encoding 2-oxo-4-hydroxy-4-carboxy-5-ureidoimidazoline decarboxylase, whose protein sequence is MPPEDTPPEAADFLAAFNAASRPDAEAMLRPCVDIPRWCNEVAAARPFATPGELLSFAELAAPDFTQAEIDAALAHHPRIGDRADGTGAEARFSRGEQASVSGLEGIQDRLRAGNRAYEDRFGRVFLIRAAGRSAEEILAVLEERLQNTDAEELPVIAAQLRDIAILRLEGLLNA, encoded by the coding sequence GTGCCCCCAGAAGACACGCCTCCAGAAGCAGCGGACTTCCTTGCCGCCTTCAACGCCGCGTCCCGGCCGGATGCCGAAGCGATGCTGCGGCCCTGCGTGGACATTCCCCGCTGGTGCAACGAGGTGGCTGCCGCCCGGCCGTTCGCCACGCCCGGGGAGCTGCTGAGTTTCGCCGAACTGGCCGCCCCGGATTTCACCCAGGCAGAGATCGACGCCGCCCTGGCCCACCACCCGCGCATCGGCGACCGCGCCGACGGCACCGGCGCTGAAGCCCGCTTCTCCCGCGGCGAGCAGGCGTCCGTGAGCGGGCTCGAGGGGATCCAGGACCGGCTGCGGGCCGGCAACCGCGCGTACGAAGACCGGTTCGGCCGCGTCTTCCTCATCCGCGCAGCCGGCCGCAGCGCAGAGGAAATCCTGGCCGTCCTCGAGGAACGGCTGCAGAACACCGACGCCGAAGAACTCCCGGTCATTGCAGCCCAGCTGCGCGACATTGCCATCCTCCGACTCGAAGGACTGTTGAACGCATGA
- a CDS encoding DUF3995 domain-containing protein, with product MDSSGERKAGRRQAPTGLGRACLWTACAAGLLHAGFSLYWALGGRWLLATVGQWAVQESTEAPLRTGLLLGAVAAFKAAAALIPTAAAYGRVPKPGLWRTLSWIGAVVLVLYGGANTLVSNAVLAGLIRPDTGYDRMATIGHAWLWDPLFLLWGGALLGYLVLSRAGRDNPRERAR from the coding sequence ATGGACTCCTCCGGTGAACGGAAGGCAGGCCGCCGGCAGGCCCCGACCGGGCTCGGCCGTGCCTGTCTTTGGACGGCGTGCGCCGCGGGCCTGCTGCACGCCGGCTTCAGCCTCTACTGGGCCCTGGGCGGCCGCTGGCTGCTGGCTACCGTGGGCCAGTGGGCCGTGCAGGAATCCACTGAGGCGCCGTTGCGGACCGGGCTGCTGCTGGGAGCCGTGGCCGCTTTCAAGGCCGCGGCCGCACTGATTCCCACGGCGGCGGCGTACGGCAGGGTGCCGAAGCCGGGCCTCTGGCGGACGCTGAGCTGGATCGGCGCCGTGGTGCTGGTGCTGTACGGGGGTGCGAACACACTGGTGAGCAATGCCGTGCTGGCCGGACTGATCCGCCCGGACACCGGGTATGACCGCATGGCTACGATCGGGCATGCCTGGCTCTGGGACCCGCTGTTCCTGCTGTGGGGTGGAGCCCTGCTCGGCTATCTCGTGCTGTCCCGTGCCGGACGGGATAACCCGCGCGAACGCGCCCGCTGA